The window CTCGTGTCGATCGACACGGCGTCGGGGTCGGTCTGCGCGGTGCTGGCTCGCGTCAGGCCTGCTCGTTGATCGACCCCTGGATCAGTCCCTGTGCGAGCGGGAAGAAGAACAGCCACGCGAGGAACGTGACGCCCGCGCCTCTGTCGCTGTCGAACTCCGCGACGAGTTGTGACTGCTTCCACAGCACGATGAGGTTGACCACGGGCACGAAGAACCCGACGAGCCTGATCGTCGGGTCGAAGTTCGCGTCGAGATGCGATTTGAGCTGTTTGTTCACCTGGTGGAACCAGTACGGCACGTAGAGACCGAACGTGACGAACGACAACACGATCACCTTTGCGACACTTCGCTCTTCGAGAGCGTCGGCTGACATGGCAGTTCGGTCGTCAGAAGACTGGCACAAAAGTGTTCATCCGGCCGCTCACTGCCGAGTCAGATCGACTCGAAGGGACCGGCGGCGAGCGACTCCGCGTCGTCGACCTCCTGCGTCTCGGTCGGGAGCGGCACCTGAATCGTCCAGTCGCCCGGTCCGAAGGTGTCCGTCGTCGACCCGGCGAGTTCCTGTTCGTCGGCCGTCTCGAAGCTGAACTCCTCGTTCGGGAGCGTGTACGAGACGAGCGAGAGTTCGAGTTCACAGCCGTCCGCGACGGTGAAGTCGACGCGCGCGGTGTCGCCGTTCACCTGGATCGGGTCGTAGCTGACACACTCCCGGACTGACTCGTCGAGCGAGTTGATGTAGGTGTCACGCTTCGTGACCCCGTCTTTGTTCCCGTGGGCGTACTGGATCAACCGGTTCTGTCGGCCGTAGAAGTCGTCGTCGTCCTCGCCGAGTTGTTGGTTCGGCGGGCCTTCCACGAAGTCCACCTGATACGGGACCACGACTTCGATCTCGCTGCCCGGTTCCTCGCCGGACGGCGCACCGAAGGTGAGATTGTCGACGAACGCGGCGGTGTCGTAGATCGAGTCGCTTCCGTCGCCGAGACGTAGTTCGAGTGTCAGTGTCTCGCCGGTCAGTCCCATGTCCGCGAACGACTCGGCGTTCTGTGCGGCGAACAGTTGCGTCACCGAGTTGAACTTCGTGTCGTCGGGGTCCGGGAACGGCGGGGTCGGCGACTCCGACGAGCCACCGGGGACGTTCGCGTAGTCGACGACGTTGTCCACGGTGAGGTCTGTCCCGTCCGGGAGGACCGTGATGAGTTCCTCGTAGTCGTCCGGGCCGGCGAGGGTCGCGGTGAAGAAGTCCTGGAACTCCGAGCCGACGAAGCTGGGGATCTCCTCGGTCGCGTACCGGTAGTCGAAGTTCACGCCGGTCACGCCCGGCGGGACGGTGAACTCGATCGTCACCTCGGCCACGTCGAACGCCTGCAGGCCACCGCCGGGGTACTGTTCGGCTGGTGTTCCGTAGCCGAAGCTACTGAAGTCGGTCGCCTCGCCGAAGATGTCGGCCGCCACCCCGCTACTCAACACACCGTAGTCGTCGCCGTCGATCGGGAACCCCTGTGCTGGATCAGCGAGGACGGCGTACTGGTCGAGCGAGGGGTCGGACTCGAAGGAGACCGACTGGACCGCGTCGATGAAGTCCTGTCGTGCGATCGCGTTCAGGAAGTCGTCGGGCGTGAGAGACGCCTGCTGTGCCGACGCGGTCGCGGAACCGAGACCGGCGAGTCCCACGCCGAGAGCACAGCCTTTCAGGAACCGCCTACGATTTGTATTCCGGGTCACACGGGACAACTCGCCAACAGGTGTATAGTTATCCAGTGCGTGCCACACTGCAACGTCGACCTTACACGCTCCCGACCACGGAGACGTGTCAGACGGCGTTCGTGCTGTTCGTCTCAGACTCCGGTGTGACCTGCTCGCAGTACGCCGAAAGGGTCGGATTTTCGACCGGTAACGCCGGGTTAGTCGATCGATTCGACAGGTATAGTGATCAAACGAACAACAGCATCGGACGGCGGTGTCTGTCGGCCATTCGATCGGTCACGAGTCGAAGTGATCTCTGTCCCGTCACCGGCAGTGTCTCGGCCGCTGCCGCCCCGGCATGACAATCTGTGACAAGGGCTTATGCTGCGTCCCGTCGTAGTCGAACTGGGAGAGGGTCATGGGGGACAGAAACTTCCTGCACGTCTGCCGGCACTGCGGCAACGTGATGGCGTCGTCGTCACCGACCGGACCGAGAGCGTGTTTCAACTGCGAGAGTCGGAACTTCTCGAGATACGTCGGGTTCTCGGAGCTACCGGCACGGTGACCGAACAGCACGGCGAACAGAACAGCTCGGTGACCGAACAACACGGTGACCACCGTTTTCATCGAGACAGGAGAGACGACTCCGAGGGGAGTCGACCCGAGAAGACGCGGAGTGGGTTGGGGCAGATTCGAACGCTGGCGGACTCCCGCCGGTCGTCCGCTGCTTCCCACCTCGCTTCGCTCGGCGGGAATGCCGACCTGCTCCGCGTCTCCTTCGGGAACGGTAGGAAAACGAGTGGGTTGGGGCAGATTCGAACTGCCGACCTGCTCCGTGTGAAGGAGCCGTCATAACCGGACTAGACCACCAACCCGACACCCGAAGGTACCCCCGGCCTGGACTTAAGAGTTGCTTTGTCGAGACCGATCCTCGCCGAGACCCGGCCGACTGGTCGGGGTGTCACTCCGGGACCGGTACGCCTCCGACATGTCGACGACGGTCCGCTTGAGAGCTCTCGCCAGCGTGACCGTCGGACCGCCGCCGAGAGTCGCGAGGAAGTAGAACGCCGCCGTCGTGTTGCGCGGGTTCGCACGGAGCGCCTGCCACGCGAGACGGTTCGCGGTCCGGTACTCCCCCGCGTTACAGGACCCACTCACGCCGAGCATGTACACCGAACTGCGGAACTCCAGCGCGCTGGCGGTCCCGAAGGACGCCGCCAGCGAGTCGTACTTCGCCAGAAACCGGGGGTACGCACGGAGTGCGAGGTCGGCGTTGCTCGAGAGATGCTCACCCTGCATCCCCTTGTCGACCAGCGGTTCCGGCACCGCGTCGAACTCACAGTGCTGTGAGAGTCTGATGAACCAGTCGCGGTCCTCGTAGCAGGGCATCTCCTCGTCGAACCGCACACCGGCGTCCGTAAACAGGCTCCGCCGAACCACCAGTGTCGGACTCGGGCCGACGCGAGCGCCCCGCAGAATCGCTTCGGTGTCTCCCGTGACGTTCCGGGCGCGATACGAGGAGACCACGGTGCCGTCGGTGTCGATTCGCCGGACACCGCAGGCAACCAGCCCCACGTCTGGGTCGTCGAACAGCGCCAGTTGGCGTTCGAGTTTCTCGGGATACCAGACGTCGTCGTCGTCGTGGAGTGCGACGAACTCGCAGGTGGCGGCCTCGAAGCCGAGGTTCCGCGCCGCAGACAGCCCTGTCGCCGGGTCCTCGACGACCACGACGCGGTCGATCCTGCTCCACTCGCGGTCGGCGAACGTCTGTGTCACACGGTCCTCGGAGCCGTCGACGAGGATCAGTTCGAGCTCCGCGTCGGTCGTCTGTGCGTCGACGCTCTGAATCGCACGCTCTACGTCGGCGAGGTCGTGGCCCAGCGTGGCGAGCACGACCGATACACCCGGATCGTCGGTCATCGCTCCGAGTTGGCCGTGTCGGATATTAAGTAGTCACTCGGTACCCGGTCGGAGACGGTGTCTCGGAGTCGCAACCGATTACTGCCGTGGGCGTCTCGGTACGACTGCGTGCATCAAGTCCCCGCCCGAGTAGTCCCAGACGGGAGCGATGACAGCGCGGAGAACCCACGCACGCGACAGACGCCCGTTCGCGGCGCACGCGAACCGCCCGGCACGAGGGCAAGCCAGCCGACGCGGGACGCCCCCGGAGATGAGGCTGGACGTTAGTGTTCCGGGCGACACTTCTACCGCGAGACCGAGCCGTGTCGCTCTCGTAGCGACCGATCGAGCCGGATCACCGGCGCACACGTCAGCGTCTCGACTCGAGTACCACCACGTCTGCTACCGACGACCGCGCTCGACACCGACCGGTCACGCCACTTCGAGTACCTCGTGGTCGCGGTCACCCACGAACGCCGACTCGACGACCCGCGCCACGCGCACCGGATCGGCAGGCCCGCCGGCACCCGCGACGCTGCCGACCGACGCCGGGTCGAAGGCGACGTCCAGCGCCTCGTACACCGGCGTCAACACGGCCGCGATCTCCGCCTCGTCGGCGACGACCACGATGCCGGAGACCAGCGCGGCGTCCTGACGGACGCGCTGGGCGATGCCGACCAGTTTCCCGTCGGACTGGATCGAGTGGGCACCCGGGCAGAAGGAGGCCGGCGGTTCGCCGGGTCGGGCGTCGACACCCAGTCCACGCAAGGCATCCAGCACCGTCTCTGTCGCGGCGTCGTACCGGGCGTCGATCCCGTCCCGGCCGTCGACCGGGACCGCGTGGGCGAACGCGACCGTCGTCCCCGTGTACGCCACCGCCCGACCGCCGACGCTCCGCTCGACCGTCGGGAACCCCCGTGCTTCGGCCGCGTCGCGGGCGCGGTCGTACCCCTCGGCGCGGGCGTCCCGGCGACCGAACGCGACCACCCGGGCCGGCGTCCAGACCCGGATCGCGGACTCGCCGGTCTCGGCCGTCCGGGTCAGCATCGCGGCGGTCCGCTCCCGGTCCGCGTCGCGGTCGGGCACTCGCCCCCGGAGGACTCGCATAGGCGACGCTCCGGTCCCGACGTACCTAAGCCTGCCCGTCCCCAGCGAGCGGTATGGCGGTCCACCTGCCCGCGTCGCTCCTCCGCCGATACCGTCGTTTCTCGCTGTACAACTCGCCGTACCCGGCCCACGACCGGGCCTGCGCGGTCGACCTCTACCCCGATCCGGTGGCGAACGAGGGCCGCTCGCCGGTCGCCGGCACGGTCATCGAGACCCGGACCGTGCGCTGTCCGGATCGTCCCTACGCCGTCAACCACGACCACCTGATCCTCCTCGACGTGGCCGACGGGCAGGTCGAGACCGACCGGCGCGGTCCCGGCACCGGCGACTCCGACGACCTCGTCGCGCGTATCCTCCACGTCGATCCCCGGGTCGAACCGGGCGACGAGGTGGTGCCGGGGGACTCGCTCGGCCCGATGGTCCGCTCGGGGTTCTTCGGCCCGTGGGTGGACAACCACGTCCACCTCGGCTTCCGCCGGGCCGACCAGCATCTCCAGCGTGCCGGCGGGTCGCTCCCTCTCTCGGTCGACGTGTCGGTCGATCCCCTTCGGTGGGACGGCACGGGCACGGTCGCAGAGGTCGGTGACACCTACGCGCTCCTCGACTCGCCGACCCACCCGGCACCCTGCGAGCGGTTCGTCGGTCTCGGGACCGACGCCGACGAGTCGAGACGGTCGGTCGCACTCGACGGCGGACTGGCCCACTACTCGGGCGGCGGCGTGCTGGCCGGGGCGGAGCCACTCCACCACCGGGACGGTGACAGCGTGTCGTTTCTCGGCACTCCACTCGGGACCTGCGTGGCTGGCGAGCAGTCCGGCGACGGCACGGGACACCGGCATCTCGACTGGGCCGACGTGGCGGTCGTCGCCGAGACCGACACCGCGACGCACCGCGCGACCGGTATCTCGCTGTTCGCGGCACAGGACGCGGACTTCGGCGCGAAACTGGTGTTCCACCGTGGGCACGACCTGTCGGCCGGCGACACGGTTCGGGTGGGAATCCAGCCGAGCGACGATCCGATCCGACTCGGCTGACGCCTGCGAGCAGTGGTCCCGGTGGCGCTCGCGTGAGTCCCGGTGAACCAGTCGGATCAGCGATGGCCTACATGAAACCGTCGGCGCGACACGGAGGTCGCGCCAGCCCGTCTGACTGGTCCCGTGACGCGAGCAGTGGTGGAAAGTTGGCGTTGCGGTCGGCGCGTGCGCGACTCCGACGCGCACGCGAGGTCTTCGTGAGCCTGCGAACGAAGGCTCGGAAATCGAAGATTTCCGGTGGATGAGTAACGCAACTGGCGCGCCCCTCGTGGGCGCGCCGACTGAGTAACGCAGTCGGCTGGGGAGGTTCGTGGCTCGCGCGATTGCGGTGCGGTGGCGGGTGCTGTCGCGGATGCAGTTGCGGTCTGCTGTGCTGTCGCGGTGCGGGTGCGGGCCCGTGCGCTAGCAACAGTGGCGGTCGCGGTTGCAGTGTCGTCTGTGGTCGCAGTAGCAGTGTCGTCAGCAGTTGGAGTAGCATCGCTGGCACGTCTCGCGGTGTATCGACACACAGCCTCCGGTCGTGAGCGCACCCACGAACCCCGAGCACAGCGAACAGGCCGACCCAGCGTCACCCTCGTTTCGCCGGGACTCCCACGTTTTTGCCGCCGGGCGTCGACACACCAGCTATGGACTACCGACAACTCGGCGCGACCGGCACGCGCGTCTCCGAACTCTGCTTCGGGACGTGGCGCTTCGGCAAACGACACGGCGACGTCGTCGAAACCGACCGCGAGGAAGCCCACGAACTGCTCGACGCCTTCGTGGAGCGCGGCGGCAACTTCATCGACAGCGCGAACGTCTACGGCGACCCGAACGGGACCTGCGAGCGCTACATCGGCGAGTGGCTGGAGGACTACGACCGCGAGCAGTTCGTCCTCACCTCGAAGGTGTACTTCCCCTTCGACGACTCACACCCGAACGGCCGGGGGCTCTCCCGGACGCACATCCGGAACCAGATCGAGGGGACACTCGACCGCCTCGGGACGGACTACCTCGACCTCTACTACATCCACCGCTGGGACGAGCACACGCCCATCGAGGAGACGCTCCAGACGCTGAACGGTCTCGTCGAGGAGGGCAAGGTCAACTACCTCGGCGCGTCCTCGATGGCCGCGTGGCAACTGACGAAGGCGCTGTGGAAGTCCGAGATCCACGACTACGCCCGGTTCGACGTGACCCAACCCCTCTTTCACGCGGGCTACTACGAGGACGTGAAGGACTACCTCGACGTGTGCGCCGATCAGGACGTCGCGGTCTGTCCGTACTCGCCGCTGGCGGGCGGGTTCCTCACCGGGAAGTACGAACGCGCCGACCCCGACGACCCGACGGTCGTGGAGGCACCCGACGGCTCACGCGGGAGTCTGGACGAGGTGTTCGCGGACTACTACCTCTCGGAGCGCGGCTGGCACGTGCTGGACGCGATCCGGGCGGTCGCCGACGAGGTGGACGCCACGCCCGCGCAGGTCTCGCTGCGCTGGCTGATGGACCAGTCCGAGTTCACCTGCGTCCCGATCATCGGTGCCAGAACCGTCGAGCAGTTAGACGAGAACCTCGCGGCCTGTGACGTGTCGCTCTCCGACGAACAACACGACCGGATCACCGACGCGCGCTACGCCGAGTCCGGCCGGCGCTACGGGCACTGACACGGCGGGCTTCGTTCTCTCTCTCTCCGCGCGCTCAGACGTGCTGGCGAACCCGGCGGACGATCTCGTCGACGTCGTACTCGTCGTCGGCCTTGTCCCACACCGTCTCCCCGTCCGCGTCAACCCGGAGGACGCCGTGGTCGCCGGTCACGAGCGCCACGCTGTCCAGATCGCCGCCGAACTGCGACAGCAGGGCGTGTTGGATATCCTCGGCTCGGTTGAGAAAGCCACACGGCACGCAGTACTCGATCTCGATGTCGGTCATACGCAGGCGTTGCGCCCACTGACTGATAAACCTCTGGCGGGGGTGCGCTCTGCTCGCGGTCGCCGTGAGAGGTGCTACTCCACCGGGTCGGTGTTCGCGTACGTCGGCGTCGGTCGCGCTCCCTCGACGCCCTCGCGGTTCGCCCACCGAACCGCGTTCGCCAGCACCTGCCGGATCTCGTCCTGGTAGTAGATCGGGTACGTCTCGTGGCCCGGTCGGAAGTAGAAGATCCGGCCCGCGCCACGCGTGTAGCAACAACCGGACCGGAACACCTCCCCGCCCTCGAACCACGAGGTGAAGACCAGCGACTCCGGTTGTGGCACGTCGAACCGCTCGCCGTACATCTCGGCTTCGGGGACGACGAACGACTCCGGCAGGCCCGCCGCGATGGGGTGGCCGGGTTCGACGGTCCACAGACGCTCCCGTTCGCCCGACTCGCGCCACTTCAGCGCACAGGAGGTGCCCATCAGTTGCTGGAAGGGCTTGGAGTAGTGGCCCGAGTGGAGGACGAGCAGACCCATCCCGTCCAGCACGCGGTCGGTGACACGCTCCACGACGTGGTCGGCCACCTCGTCGTGGGCGCGGTGGCCCCACCACGTGAGTACGTCGGTGTCGGCGAGCACACCCTCGGTCAATCCGTGTTCGGGGTCGTCGAGCGTCGCCGTGCGCGTGTCGAAGCCTGCCGCCTCCAGTCCCTCGGCGACGGCCGCGTGGATGCCGTCGGGGTAGACCTCGGCGACTGCCGGGTCGTCGCGTTCGTGGCGGTACTCGTTCCAGACGGTGACGGTCGTCATGTGTCGGCCCTCGCGGGCGGGCGGCAAGTAATCGTGGGGCGTGCCGCGCTGCGGACCGACCCGCCGCGCAGGCGCGGGGTTGAAGCCGGTGTAGCCCAAGTGACTCTCGTGTTCCGGAACGAGCCAGTCCTGCACCCCGAAGACCGCGAGACCGACGAGTCCGGGCCGTGGCTCCCCATCCTCGTCGCCAGTGCGGTCGCGTGGCTCGCGCTGTTCGCACTGGACTATCGACTGCTCTCCGAGGGGACGTTCCTCTGGGCGACGGTCAAGAGTCTCTACACGCTGATCCTCGCGCCGCTCGCGGCCGCTGCACTCTTACAGGACACCCGCTTCCTCGGCGTCGAAGGAATCGAAGTCGGCCCGGCGAAGTGGGCCTACGCGCTGATCGCGGTGATCGTCCCGCCGATCGGTGCGGTCTACCTCGCCCACCGACACTGGCTCGTGTCGAACTCGCCGGTCGACCTCGACGCGGCGGGCGAGGACGGCACCGACGACGAGTCCGCCGACACGGGCGACGAGACGAAGCCGGCGTCGCCGGACGGAGACGACTGAGAACGGTTCCGGCGGGCGACTACTCGCCAGAGAACTCCGGCGACCGTTTCTCCATGAACGCGTAGACACCCTCGGTGTGGTCGTCCGTCTCGAACATCGCCGCCTGTGCGAACGCCTCGTTTGCGACCGCCGCCTCGAGCGACGACTCCGGCCCCTCCCGGAGGAGTCGCTTCGATGTGCGGAGCGCGGCCGTCGGTCCCTCGGCGATGCGGTCGATCACCTCGCGGGCCTCCGCGTCGAACGACTCGGCGTCGTAGACGTGGTTGACGAGACCCAGTTCCTTCGCACGATCCGGTTCGACCGACTCGCCGGTGAAGACGAGTTCCTTCGCCACGTTGTCGCCGACGATCCGAGGCAGGAGATAGCTCGTCCCGGAGTCGACCGCGAGGCCGACCCGCCGGAAGCCGAACGCCATCTTCGCGTCGCGGCTCATGAGTTGGAGGTCACAGGCGATGGCGAGGTTCGCACCCGCGCCGAACGCTGGCCCGTCCAACAGGGCGACGGTCGGGAACTCACACTCCGCGAGGCGCTGGACCGACCGACCCGTGTTCTGCGTGACGTGCCGGACCGCGTCGTCCAGCGACCAGTCGCCCGACTGGAGTTCCATCATCGCGTTCACGTCGCCGCCGGCACAGAACGCCCCGCCCGCACCGCGAACGACGACGCACCTGGTGTCGCCGCCCTCCAGGTCGTCGAGGGCGTCGATCAGGCCCGCTGCCACGTCGGCGGTCAGCGCGTTGCGCATGTCCGGGCGGTTGAGCGTGAGCGTGACGACGCCGGCGTCGGGGTCGCGGTCCAGCAGGACCGCGCCGTCGCCGTACTCCTCGGTCGCCGGTGGCTCGGTCGCGTCGTCGCCGGCGTCTGTGGACTGCTCGTCGGAGTCCGCCATTCAGTCGTCGCCCTCCTCGCGGGCCCGCAACTCGAACTTCTGGACCTTCCCGGTCGTCGTCCGCGGGAGTTCGTCGACGAACGCGACCTCGCGGGGGTGTTTGTACTCGGCGAGGTTCGCCAGACAGAACTCTCTGATCTCGTCGGCTGTCACGTCCGCACCCGGCACCGGCACCACGAAGGCCTTGACGGTCTCGCCGCGTCGGTCGTCCGGAATCCCGACGACTGCGGCGTCGGCGATCGCCTCGTGTTCGAAGAGGAGTTCCTCGACCTCGCGCGGGTAGACGTTGTACCCGCCGGTGACGATCATGTGTTTCTCGCGGTCCACGACGTAGTAGTAGCCGTCTTCGTCGTGATAGCCGAGGTCACCGGTGTGGAACCAGCGGCGGCCGTCCCGTTCGGTGAACACCTCGGCGTTCGCCTCCGGGCGCTCGTGGTAGCCCTGCATCACGTTCGGCCCGCTGACGACGATCTCGCCGACCACGTCGTCCAGTTCGGCGTCGTCCTCGGCGAGTGGGCCGCGGTCGACCGGCGGAATCTCCGCGAAGTCGTCGTCCACGACCAGCGAGTGGACGCCGGGCAGTGGCTTGCCGATACTGCCGACCCGGCGACCCTTCTCGGGGCTGTTGAAGTGCGTGACGGGACTGGTCTCGGTGAGTCCGTACCCTTCGTAGATGTTCACGTCGTACAACTCCTCGAACCGCCGGAGTACCTCGACGGGGATGCCGGAGCCACCGACACCACAGAGCCGGAGTGACGAGAGATCGAACGACTCTGCGTCGGGTTGGTTGATCACGTCGTTGTACATCGCGGGCACGCCGTGCATCAGCGTCAGGTTCTCGGACTCGACGAGTCCCATCGCCTGCTCGGCGTCCCACGTCGGGAGGGGGTAGTACGCCCCGCCGGAGAAGAGGGTCGCGTTCATCACGACCGTCATCCCGTAGATGTGAAAGAGGGGGAGCACGCCGAGTTGCTTGTCGTCGGTCCTGACGCCGTCGGGGATGATCGACGCCGACATCTCGGCGTTCGACGCGAGGTTGTCGTGGGTCAGGCGGACGCCCTTCGGTTGCCCGGTGGTCCCGGAGGTGTACGGCTGAACCGCCACGTCGTCGTCCGCCCGAGCGACCGTCTCGAAGTCGGGGTCGCCGACGAACTCGGAGAACGCGGTGCTCGTCTCGGCGGCCGCGCCGACCGTCACGACCTCCTCGACTGCGGTGTCCTCGCGGACTGCCTCGACGACCGGCGCGAGGTCCGGGATGGTGACGACGACCGACGCCTCGCTGTCGGTCAGCAGGTGGGTGATCTCACGAGCCTTGTACTGCGGGTTCATCGGGACGACGACCCCACCCGCTCGCAGGGTCCCGTGGAACGCGACGACGAACTGCGGGAGGTTCGGCAGGTAGACGCCGACACGGTCCCCCTCGCCGATGCCGTGGTCGGCCAGTCCGGACGCGAACGCGCCGATCTGGCCCCACAGCTCTCGGTAGGTGAACTCGTGGCCGTCGTAGGCGACCGCCGTCTCGGCCGGGTGCTCGTCGGCCGTCCCGCCGACGTGTGTGACAAGATTTGTCATGTGTCCGGCCGGACCCACGGCGGCGGGGTGCTAAAGTCTTGGCGCGCCGACGGGTTCACTGTCGCTCGCCGACGGACCGAGCGACAGCGACCGAGGACGACACGAGCCGGAGAATCAGACGACCGCTTCTTCGATCTCGATCTGTTGTTCTTCCCACGACCGGCGGTCGGCCAGTTCCCGGCGACCACGCCGCGTGAGAGTGTAGGAGTTCGTCCGGTCGTCGATGGTGCCCTTCTCGACGAGT of the Salinirubrum litoreum genome contains:
- a CDS encoding aldo/keto reductase, translating into MDYRQLGATGTRVSELCFGTWRFGKRHGDVVETDREEAHELLDAFVERGGNFIDSANVYGDPNGTCERYIGEWLEDYDREQFVLTSKVYFPFDDSHPNGRGLSRTHIRNQIEGTLDRLGTDYLDLYYIHRWDEHTPIEETLQTLNGLVEEGKVNYLGASSMAAWQLTKALWKSEIHDYARFDVTQPLFHAGYYEDVKDYLDVCADQDVAVCPYSPLAGGFLTGKYERADPDDPTVVEAPDGSRGSLDEVFADYYLSERGWHVLDAIRAVADEVDATPAQVSLRWLMDQSEFTCVPIIGARTVEQLDENLAACDVSLSDEQHDRITDARYAESGRRYGH
- a CDS encoding enoyl-CoA hydratase/isomerase family protein, which encodes MADSDEQSTDAGDDATEPPATEEYGDGAVLLDRDPDAGVVTLTLNRPDMRNALTADVAAGLIDALDDLEGGDTRCVVVRGAGGAFCAGGDVNAMMELQSGDWSLDDAVRHVTQNTGRSVQRLAECEFPTVALLDGPAFGAGANLAIACDLQLMSRDAKMAFGFRRVGLAVDSGTSYLLPRIVGDNVAKELVFTGESVEPDRAKELGLVNHVYDAESFDAEAREVIDRIAEGPTAALRTSKRLLREGPESSLEAAVANEAFAQAAMFETDDHTEGVYAFMEKRSPEFSGE
- a CDS encoding glycosyltransferase family 2 protein, which gives rise to MTDDPGVSVVLATLGHDLADVERAIQSVDAQTTDAELELILVDGSEDRVTQTFADREWSRIDRVVVVEDPATGLSAARNLGFEAATCEFVALHDDDDVWYPEKLERQLALFDDPDVGLVACGVRRIDTDGTVVSSYRARNVTGDTEAILRGARVGPSPTLVVRRSLFTDAGVRFDEEMPCYEDRDWFIRLSQHCEFDAVPEPLVDKGMQGEHLSSNADLALRAYPRFLAKYDSLAASFGTASALEFRSSVYMLGVSGSCNAGEYRTANRLAWQALRANPRNTTAAFYFLATLGGGPTVTLARALKRTVVDMSEAYRSRSDTPTSRPGLGEDRSRQSNS
- a CDS encoding long-chain-fatty-acid--CoA ligase; the encoded protein is MTNLVTHVGGTADEHPAETAVAYDGHEFTYRELWGQIGAFASGLADHGIGEGDRVGVYLPNLPQFVVAFHGTLRAGGVVVPMNPQYKAREITHLLTDSEASVVVTIPDLAPVVEAVREDTAVEEVVTVGAAAETSTAFSEFVGDPDFETVARADDDVAVQPYTSGTTGQPKGVRLTHDNLASNAEMSASIIPDGVRTDDKQLGVLPLFHIYGMTVVMNATLFSGGAYYPLPTWDAEQAMGLVESENLTLMHGVPAMYNDVINQPDAESFDLSSLRLCGVGGSGIPVEVLRRFEELYDVNIYEGYGLTETSPVTHFNSPEKGRRVGSIGKPLPGVHSLVVDDDFAEIPPVDRGPLAEDDAELDDVVGEIVVSGPNVMQGYHERPEANAEVFTERDGRRWFHTGDLGYHDEDGYYYVVDREKHMIVTGGYNVYPREVEELLFEHEAIADAAVVGIPDDRRGETVKAFVVPVPGADVTADEIREFCLANLAEYKHPREVAFVDELPRTTTGKVQKFELRAREEGDD
- a CDS encoding SelT/SelW/SelH family protein translates to MTDIEIEYCVPCGFLNRAEDIQHALLSQFGGDLDSVALVTGDHGVLRVDADGETVWDKADDEYDVDEIVRRVRQHV
- a CDS encoding DUF4234 domain-containing protein; the protein is MSADALEERSVAKVIVLSFVTFGLYVPYWFHQVNKQLKSHLDANFDPTIRLVGFFVPVVNLIVLWKQSQLVAEFDSDRGAGVTFLAWLFFFPLAQGLIQGSINEQA
- a CDS encoding ThuA domain-containing protein, yielding MTTVTVWNEYRHERDDPAVAEVYPDGIHAAVAEGLEAAGFDTRTATLDDPEHGLTEGVLADTDVLTWWGHRAHDEVADHVVERVTDRVLDGMGLLVLHSGHYSKPFQQLMGTSCALKWRESGERERLWTVEPGHPIAAGLPESFVVPEAEMYGERFDVPQPESLVFTSWFEGGEVFRSGCCYTRGAGRIFYFRPGHETYPIYYQDEIRQVLANAVRWANREGVEGARPTPTYANTDPVE
- a CDS encoding choice-of-anchor L domain-containing protein yields the protein MTRNTNRRRFLKGCALGVGLAGLGSATASAQQASLTPDDFLNAIARQDFIDAVQSVSFESDPSLDQYAVLADPAQGFPIDGDDYGVLSSGVAADIFGEATDFSSFGYGTPAEQYPGGGLQAFDVAEVTIEFTVPPGVTGVNFDYRYATEEIPSFVGSEFQDFFTATLAGPDDYEELITVLPDGTDLTVDNVVDYANVPGGSSESPTPPFPDPDDTKFNSVTQLFAAQNAESFADMGLTGETLTLELRLGDGSDSIYDTAAFVDNLTFGAPSGEEPGSEIEVVVPYQVDFVEGPPNQQLGEDDDDFYGRQNRLIQYAHGNKDGVTKRDTYINSLDESVRECVSYDPIQVNGDTARVDFTVADGCELELSLVSYTLPNEEFSFETADEQELAGSTTDTFGPGDWTIQVPLPTETQEVDDAESLAAGPFESI
- a CDS encoding lipoate--protein ligase family protein, with the translated sequence MRVLRGRVPDRDADRERTAAMLTRTAETGESAIRVWTPARVVAFGRRDARAEGYDRARDAAEARGFPTVERSVGGRAVAYTGTTVAFAHAVPVDGRDGIDARYDAATETVLDALRGLGVDARPGEPPASFCPGAHSIQSDGKLVGIAQRVRQDAALVSGIVVVADEAEIAAVLTPVYEALDVAFDPASVGSVAGAGGPADPVRVARVVESAFVGDRDHEVLEVA